A stretch of the Takifugu flavidus isolate HTHZ2018 chromosome 1, ASM371156v2, whole genome shotgun sequence genome encodes the following:
- the LOC130534796 gene encoding microfibril-associated glycoprotein 4-like: MEGTMLRVVLAALLTAVARPSPLPTDCSDVYKAGWGQSGVYAIYPAGPTSPVQVYCDMSPDRIDTSPEKWTVIQRRQDGTVNFYMKWDHYKRGFGSAAGEYWLGLETMHLLTQAKKYELKVDMEDFDGQNVFAHYSSFSVGPEAEGYKLSLGSFVKGAAGDSLSGHNGMKFTTIDKDQDTHESNCAQLAYGAFWYYNCFGANPNGIYTWGPSPPAHGAQWRSFRGLEYSLKTIVMKIRPVAE, translated from the exons ATGGAAGGAACGATG CTCAGGGTCGTGCTCGCCGCGCTGCTCACGGCGGTGGCTCGGCCGTCGCCGCTGCCCACAGACTGCAGCGACGTGTACAAAGCCGGCTGGGGCCAGAGCGGCGTGTACGCCATCTACCCGGCGGGCCCCACCTCGCCGGTGCAGGTGTACTGCGACATGAGCCCGGACCGCATCGACACCTCCCCAGAGAAGTGGACG GTGATCCAGCGGAGGCAGGACGGGACAGTCAACTTCTACATGAAGTGGGATCACTACAAACGAGGATTTGGCAGCGCCGCCGGAGAGTACTGGCTCG gccTGGAGACCATGCACCTCCTCACACAGGCCAAGAAGTACGAGCTGAAGGTGGACATGGAGGACTTTGACGGCCAGAACGTCTTCGCCCATTACTCCTCCTTCTCTGTCGGTCCGGAGGCGGAGGGATACAAGCTCAGCCTGGGGAGCTTCGTGAAGGGGGCGGCGG GAGACTCTTTGAGCGGACACAACGGGATGAAATTCACAACCATCGACAAAGACCAGGACACCCACGAGTCCAACTGCGCCCAGCTGGCCTACGGAGCGTTCTGGTATTACAACTGCTTCGGCGCCAACCCCAACGGGATCTACACCTGGGGGCCGTCGCCGCCGGCACATGGCGCGCAGTGGAGGAGCTTTAGGGGGCTGGAGTACTCCCTAAAAACCATCGTGATGAAGATCAGACCCGTTGCGGAATAA